The following are from one region of the Sulfurimicrobium lacus genome:
- the prsT gene encoding XrtA/PEP-CTERM system TPR-repeat protein PrsT: protein MPNSRNNLMKTTFILFGAALFMGGLTSCGKTQTAQTLVADAEQLQQKGDLKAAIIQLKNALQKNPDDAKARYLLGVMYVKTEDHKSAENELRRALKLGMSPAVVVPDLGKTLLAEGRFQSVLDETKQISGEKASAEISSLRGNAYLALGKTKEARESFEQALKNKPGHPDALIGMAKYSLTEKNIEDATRFSEQAVSQNPQDTDAWLFKGDLLRAQGKTEQALAAYDQVLKIQPGNKSANINKAFLEIAAGKFDAAKANIDVVRKAAPNSLIVFYSQALLDFSQGKPAAALDSLQQVLRTAPEHMPSILLAGAVQYSLGSMPQAEQYLKKYLGVNPGNLYARKLLASTLMKDHQTQDALDVLSPALTDKQQDGQLFALAGELYMQAGDYTKATDYFTKASALAPKSAQLHSALGLSKLALGENDRAVAEMEAAVELDTKSPKASVFLVMTHLRLKEYDKALNAAKTMEKEQPDNPLACNLKGAAYIGMKDFVNARASFEKALSIRPAYYPAVMNLVQLDLQEKKPEAAKKRLEAILEKDKKNVEIMTALAQLALSQGQIKEATAWLENASKENPDALKPAMVLAAHYLRIGDKQKALTLAKKLEGSNPSSAEVLDILAQAQFASGDKTRALETYTRLAALKPDSAQAQFRIAAIHMAMQNQTEALNALKKALVIQPDFLDAQLALATLVGSQGNHDQALEIAKQIQKKNGKSPVGYELEGNLLMTQKKPDLAANAYERAFTIGKTGPLMMKLHASLTQAGKGKEADVRLTQWLKDHPGDITTRMYRAGIYLANKENKAAIDQYQTVLQQNPNYVPALNNLAWLYQQEKDSRALEYAKKADQLAPNNPAILDTLGWIMVEQGDTTHGLPNLQKASTLAPEAADIRYHFVLALVKSGDKAKARKELEQLLASGKTFSQIAEAKALLKQL from the coding sequence ATGCCTAATTCCAGAAACAACCTGATGAAAACCACCTTCATTCTGTTTGGCGCGGCCCTGTTCATGGGTGGTCTCACTTCCTGCGGCAAGACGCAGACCGCCCAGACTCTGGTTGCCGATGCCGAGCAGCTTCAGCAAAAAGGCGATCTCAAGGCCGCCATTATCCAGCTCAAGAATGCCTTGCAAAAGAACCCGGATGATGCAAAAGCACGCTATCTCCTGGGCGTAATGTACGTCAAAACAGAGGACCACAAATCGGCCGAGAATGAACTCCGCAGGGCTTTGAAGCTGGGCATGAGTCCTGCCGTGGTGGTGCCTGACCTGGGGAAAACCCTGCTCGCCGAGGGTCGGTTCCAGAGCGTTCTGGATGAAACAAAACAGATCTCAGGAGAAAAGGCTTCGGCTGAAATTTCTAGCTTGCGTGGCAATGCATATTTGGCTTTGGGCAAGACCAAGGAAGCCAGGGAATCATTTGAGCAAGCGCTGAAGAACAAGCCCGGACACCCTGATGCACTTATCGGTATGGCCAAGTATTCGCTCACAGAGAAAAATATTGAAGACGCAACGCGATTTTCAGAGCAAGCGGTAAGCCAGAACCCGCAGGACACTGATGCCTGGCTTTTCAAAGGCGACTTGCTGCGCGCACAAGGGAAAACTGAGCAAGCCCTCGCAGCCTATGACCAGGTTTTAAAAATACAACCAGGCAATAAGTCAGCCAATATAAACAAGGCCTTCCTGGAAATCGCTGCGGGCAAATTCGACGCAGCCAAGGCCAACATTGACGTGGTACGCAAGGCGGCCCCCAATAGCCTGATCGTATTCTACAGCCAGGCGCTGCTCGATTTCAGCCAAGGGAAGCCTGCGGCCGCTTTGGACTCCCTGCAGCAGGTCCTGCGCACCGCACCAGAACACATGCCCAGCATACTGCTGGCTGGGGCCGTGCAATATTCCCTGGGGTCGATGCCTCAAGCCGAACAATACTTGAAAAAATATCTGGGAGTAAACCCAGGGAATCTTTATGCCCGCAAATTGCTTGCGTCCACCCTGATGAAGGACCATCAGACACAGGATGCATTAGATGTACTGTCCCCGGCGCTCACGGATAAGCAACAGGATGGGCAACTGTTCGCTCTCGCAGGTGAATTGTATATGCAGGCAGGGGACTACACCAAAGCGACTGATTATTTTACGAAGGCCAGCGCGCTTGCCCCGAAATCGGCACAACTCCATTCTGCATTGGGCTTGAGCAAGCTTGCTCTAGGCGAAAACGACCGTGCTGTCGCCGAAATGGAAGCAGCGGTGGAATTGGATACCAAATCACCCAAGGCCAGCGTTTTCCTGGTGATGACCCATCTTCGACTCAAGGAATACGATAAGGCGCTCAATGCCGCAAAAACAATGGAAAAGGAACAGCCTGACAATCCCTTGGCCTGTAATCTGAAAGGTGCGGCCTATATAGGCATGAAAGATTTCGTTAATGCTCGCGCAAGTTTCGAAAAAGCGCTTTCCATCCGGCCCGCCTATTACCCGGCAGTGATGAACCTGGTACAGCTCGATCTGCAGGAAAAGAAACCTGAGGCCGCCAAAAAGCGCCTAGAGGCAATCCTCGAAAAAGACAAAAAAAATGTTGAGATAATGACTGCACTGGCCCAGCTTGCGCTTTCCCAAGGACAAATCAAGGAAGCCACGGCCTGGCTGGAAAACGCCAGCAAGGAAAACCCCGACGCATTAAAACCGGCCATGGTGCTTGCCGCCCATTATTTGCGCATAGGAGATAAACAGAAGGCGCTGACGCTTGCAAAAAAACTTGAGGGTTCCAACCCCAGCAGCGCAGAAGTTCTGGACATTCTGGCACAGGCACAATTCGCCAGCGGTGATAAGACGCGCGCACTGGAAACGTACACCAGGCTCGCTGCCTTGAAACCGGATTCCGCCCAGGCCCAGTTCCGCATCGCCGCCATTCACATGGCAATGCAGAACCAGACCGAGGCATTGAACGCCCTGAAAAAAGCGCTGGTAATACAACCTGATTTTCTCGATGCACAGTTGGCCTTGGCGACTCTAGTGGGCAGCCAAGGGAATCACGACCAGGCACTCGAAATTGCCAAGCAGATCCAGAAGAAAAACGGGAAATCCCCAGTAGGTTATGAGCTGGAAGGTAACTTGCTGATGACGCAAAAAAAACCGGATCTTGCCGCGAATGCCTATGAACGAGCGTTCACAATTGGCAAGACCGGCCCTCTCATGATGAAACTGCATGCGTCCCTCACACAGGCTGGCAAAGGCAAGGAAGCTGACGTACGCCTGACCCAATGGCTGAAAGACCATCCTGGCGATATTACGACCCGCATGTACCGAGCAGGAATTTATCTCGCCAACAAGGAAAACAAGGCAGCCATCGATCAATATCAGACTGTACTGCAGCAGAACCCGAACTATGTCCCGGCACTGAACAACCTGGCTTGGCTCTACCAGCAGGAAAAAGATTCCCGGGCTCTGGAATACGCCAAGAAGGCGGACCAGTTGGCACCCAACAACCCGGCGATACTGGATACGCTGGGTTGGATTATGGTGGAACAAGGCGACACAACGCATGGACTTCCGAACCTGCAAAAGGCAAGCACTCTCGCACCGGAAGCGGCGGATATCCGCTACCATTTCGTGCTTGCCCTGGTAAAGTCCGGCGACAAGGCCAAGGCACGCAAGGAACTGGAACAACTTCTGGCCTCCGGGAAAACTTTTTCCCAGATTGCGGAGGCAAAAGCCTTATTGAAGCAGTTATAG
- the prsK gene encoding XrtA/PEP-CTERM system histidine kinase PrsK, translating into MLTSVAAYSYSIAALAFLFLSGLLLTSWRGRLHGIRLTIACLLSALWAATVAYQVAWGKPLSFLTDVLEIFRNAGWSIFLIMLLEPFQKTGASATERARPFAAVIAAIYLLLLVATIFIHWRSGPPQETLAFMTLVTGRVAMAIMGMILVEQFYRNTPAKQRWGIKYACLGIGGVFAYDFYMYSDAMLFRQVNSEIWAARGIVNALIVPLIAVSAARSPQWSLGISLSRRILFHSAALFGAALYLLAMAATGYYLRFFGGSWGTVLQAAFLFGAVILLMGVLFSGTLRSWLKVFISKHFFIYNYDYREEWLRFTRTLSEVGHGLGERTIQAVAELVESPGGALWINRESGSCELVVHWNMPLAKGDEPANSSFCQFLENKQWVIDLQEYDSSPEKYGVIAMPQWLRSIPKVWLVVPLIQQRKLFGFVVLAQPRSKIRLNWEVSDLLKIAGKQAASYLAQQEADKALMVARQFESFNRMSTFVVHDLKNLVSQLSLMLSNAEKHKNNPEFQKDMIETVDLSIQKMKRLLQKLSSGASIEKPAPLFIDQLLQQAVAAKSAVEPKPVLEILEPGQMVMANWARLERIIGHLIQNAMEAIPRDGQVRVCLTKDNDAAIVEIKDTGHGMSEAFIRERLFKPFESTKSAGMGVGVFESREYVHELGGKLEVTSEPSIGTTFRMTLPLCNQNHAVEKAA; encoded by the coding sequence ATGTTGACAAGCGTTGCGGCATATAGTTATTCCATCGCGGCACTCGCGTTTCTATTCTTGAGCGGCCTCCTGCTGACCAGCTGGCGCGGTCGGCTTCATGGGATAAGGCTGACCATCGCCTGCCTGCTTTCTGCGCTTTGGGCTGCGACGGTTGCCTACCAGGTCGCCTGGGGAAAGCCCTTGTCGTTCCTGACAGATGTCCTGGAAATCTTTCGCAATGCCGGCTGGTCAATTTTCCTGATCATGTTGCTGGAGCCCTTCCAGAAGACGGGGGCTTCCGCCACTGAAAGGGCCAGACCATTTGCCGCAGTTATCGCGGCTATATATTTGTTGCTTCTTGTCGCGACCATATTCATTCACTGGCGAAGCGGGCCGCCTCAGGAAACGCTAGCTTTCATGACGCTCGTCACCGGGCGTGTGGCCATGGCAATCATGGGCATGATCCTGGTGGAGCAGTTCTACCGGAACACCCCTGCCAAGCAGCGCTGGGGGATAAAATATGCTTGCCTGGGTATCGGCGGCGTGTTCGCCTATGATTTTTACATGTACAGCGACGCCATGTTGTTCAGACAAGTGAATTCGGAAATATGGGCAGCACGAGGGATCGTCAATGCCCTGATCGTTCCTCTTATCGCAGTATCGGCTGCACGCAGTCCGCAGTGGTCGTTGGGGATTTCGCTGTCGCGTCGCATCCTGTTTCATTCGGCGGCCCTGTTCGGTGCCGCACTCTACTTGCTGGCGATGGCCGCGACCGGCTACTACCTGCGTTTTTTCGGCGGAAGTTGGGGGACGGTCTTGCAAGCGGCATTCTTGTTCGGTGCCGTGATTTTGCTAATGGGGGTGCTTTTTTCCGGAACTTTGCGTTCATGGCTCAAAGTATTCATCAGCAAGCATTTTTTTATTTACAACTATGATTATCGCGAGGAATGGCTGCGCTTTACCCGTACCCTGTCCGAGGTCGGACATGGACTGGGGGAGCGCACCATCCAGGCCGTAGCCGAGTTGGTGGAAAGTCCCGGTGGGGCTTTGTGGATCAACCGGGAATCCGGTAGTTGCGAACTCGTGGTGCACTGGAATATGCCCTTGGCCAAAGGGGACGAGCCGGCAAATAGTTCCTTTTGCCAATTCCTGGAAAACAAGCAGTGGGTGATCGATTTGCAGGAATACGACTCAAGCCCTGAAAAATATGGAGTAATTGCCATGCCGCAATGGCTGCGCTCCATTCCCAAGGTTTGGCTGGTGGTTCCGCTGATTCAGCAGCGGAAGCTGTTTGGCTTCGTGGTACTGGCGCAGCCAAGGAGCAAAATCAGGTTGAATTGGGAGGTGAGCGACCTGCTCAAAATCGCCGGCAAACAGGCAGCAAGTTACCTTGCACAACAGGAAGCGGACAAGGCGCTCATGGTGGCGCGTCAGTTTGAATCTTTCAATCGCATGTCCACCTTTGTGGTGCACGACCTGAAAAACCTTGTTTCCCAGTTGTCCCTCATGCTTTCCAACGCCGAAAAACACAAGAATAATCCCGAGTTCCAGAAAGATATGATCGAGACGGTGGATCTTTCCATTCAGAAAATGAAACGGCTTCTGCAAAAACTGAGTAGCGGAGCGTCCATCGAAAAGCCGGCACCGCTATTTATCGACCAGCTCTTACAGCAAGCGGTGGCAGCAAAATCCGCTGTCGAGCCGAAGCCGGTGCTGGAAATACTGGAGCCTGGTCAGATGGTAATGGCAAACTGGGCACGCCTCGAACGGATAATCGGGCACCTTATACAGAACGCCATGGAAGCCATTCCGCGAGACGGCCAAGTACGTGTGTGCCTGACCAAGGATAACGATGCCGCAATCGTGGAGATCAAGGATACGGGGCATGGCATGAGCGAAGCATTTATCCGCGAGCGGTTGTTCAAACCTTTTGAATCCACGAAATCGGCAGGCATGGGCGTTGGTGTGTTTGAGAGCCGGGAATATGTCCACGAACTTGGCGGAAAACTTGAGGTGACCAGCGAGCCGTCAATCGGCACGACCTTCCGCATGACTTTGCCGCTTTGCAATCAGAACCACGCTGTCGAGAAAGCCGCATAA
- a CDS encoding VanZ family protein — MPELPVTHQPLSGQSTQRRRRSGPRDGESTEARRFLLPFAFMFTVFVIYGSLVPLHFQRHAWEEAWALFSNIRYLNLGIGSRADWVANILLFVPLAFLWLGVFWHAKSIVWRIVATLFVLLTCVSLSVAIEFVQIFFPPRTVSLNDIYAETIGATVGVFLWWLVGASVTRWYLGWRAAEGPMGFAQRLLYGYLFLLFGYNLLPLDLTISPAEIYHKWHAGRIFLIPFISGQTELVPRLYGYLTDVLIWIPAGLLAGLCSRHKTTQIWLKLTSAAALIEFLQIFVYTRVTDTTDIFTAGIGSAIGIWLALRWRPEQPDAEQPETGANTGGLVAGTLLWLALIFVVFWFPFDFRTDGAFLRSRIDEITTRVPFAIYYFGTEYRAITEVFHKVGFFFPLGMLFVLLGAKVRTAPPLLRKIAVLAGVAIVAASVEVGQLFLPGKFSDLTDCALEMAGGWAGAALAWRILSMRHIRPAHVTAPPRKNPWLFAGGLVLMLALLLLAAKFIPTVPYNVRKLIAAEHPVVSALALACAIAWLLGFPAWAAMHLATGSHRPTRMLPLLLIHGIGAWILFRISAPLEMIHKIVGTPILDWPWEWESIGRFLSLFTLWSVVSFGAVLISVRTRLPRAGGFLRVWAVATLALLPVIYVVVIKEAATDNLVELLVGGGAPMAFMWVAAGVFMLALAGAQLACALGSGMRVGAMRGLLWGATSFPLTYFALHAGFEPYIIKYGQVFSAFQFLLSQDRAHYAAPTELLLRYGFAHGILLFAIAASQAPFLGHIVLSNASRTKPAAPKQERRLGPRGT; from the coding sequence GTGCCTGAGCTGCCGGTCACCCATCAGCCACTTTCTGGCCAGTCGACGCAGCGCCGTCGCAGGTCCGGTCCTCGCGACGGGGAAAGCACAGAAGCACGCCGCTTCCTGCTGCCCTTCGCGTTTATGTTTACCGTCTTCGTCATTTACGGCAGCCTGGTTCCGCTGCATTTCCAACGGCATGCCTGGGAAGAAGCATGGGCCCTATTTAGCAACATTCGCTACCTGAATCTGGGTATCGGATCCCGTGCCGACTGGGTCGCCAACATTCTGCTGTTCGTACCTCTGGCATTTTTGTGGTTAGGCGTCTTTTGGCACGCAAAAAGCATTGTCTGGCGCATCGTGGCAACATTATTCGTGCTTTTAACGTGCGTCAGCCTGAGCGTGGCAATCGAATTTGTTCAGATATTCTTTCCCCCACGCACTGTTTCACTGAATGACATTTACGCGGAAACCATCGGCGCCACTGTAGGTGTCTTTCTTTGGTGGCTTGTCGGCGCATCTGTGACCCGGTGGTATTTGGGCTGGCGTGCCGCGGAAGGGCCAATGGGATTTGCTCAACGGCTGCTCTATGGTTACCTGTTTCTGTTGTTCGGTTACAACCTCCTTCCGCTGGATTTGACCATCAGCCCGGCAGAAATCTATCACAAGTGGCATGCAGGGCGAATTTTCCTCATCCCTTTCATTAGTGGGCAGACCGAGCTCGTACCACGGCTTTATGGCTATCTCACGGATGTCTTGATATGGATTCCCGCCGGATTGCTGGCTGGCCTTTGCTCCAGGCACAAAACAACGCAAATCTGGCTCAAGCTGACTTCCGCAGCAGCCTTGATCGAATTTCTCCAGATTTTCGTGTACACCCGTGTCACCGATACGACAGACATTTTTACCGCCGGCATCGGCTCAGCAATCGGTATATGGTTGGCACTGCGATGGCGACCAGAGCAGCCTGACGCGGAGCAGCCAGAAACGGGGGCAAATACGGGCGGACTTGTCGCTGGCACGCTCCTCTGGTTAGCACTGATCTTTGTGGTGTTCTGGTTCCCCTTCGATTTCCGCACTGATGGCGCTTTTTTACGCAGCCGCATCGACGAGATCACGACCCGGGTGCCCTTTGCCATCTATTATTTCGGCACCGAATACCGGGCAATAACGGAAGTATTTCACAAGGTGGGTTTCTTCTTTCCGCTGGGTATGCTGTTCGTTCTGCTTGGGGCAAAAGTTCGCACAGCCCCGCCCTTACTCAGGAAAATTGCTGTACTGGCCGGTGTGGCAATTGTTGCCGCCTCAGTGGAGGTGGGGCAGTTATTCCTGCCCGGCAAATTCTCAGACCTGACCGACTGTGCCCTGGAAATGGCCGGAGGTTGGGCGGGGGCTGCGCTCGCATGGCGAATTCTGTCCATGCGCCACATCCGACCTGCGCATGTAACTGCGCCGCCGCGCAAAAATCCTTGGCTGTTTGCGGGTGGCCTTGTGCTTATGCTTGCGTTATTGCTGCTGGCTGCGAAGTTTATCCCCACGGTGCCCTACAACGTGCGCAAGCTGATCGCAGCAGAGCATCCCGTCGTGTCTGCACTGGCCCTCGCTTGCGCGATTGCGTGGCTACTCGGCTTCCCGGCCTGGGCGGCCATGCATCTTGCAACAGGCTCACACCGACCGACCCGCATGCTGCCATTGCTGCTGATCCACGGGATCGGCGCCTGGATTCTGTTCCGAATTTCAGCACCGCTTGAAATGATTCATAAAATCGTCGGAACGCCGATTCTTGATTGGCCTTGGGAATGGGAATCGATCGGTCGCTTCCTTAGTCTGTTTACCCTCTGGTCAGTGGTTTCATTCGGCGCTGTCTTGATTTCCGTGCGGACCAGGTTGCCCAGGGCCGGTGGTTTTCTCCGGGTTTGGGCGGTCGCCACGCTGGCCTTGCTGCCTGTTATATATGTTGTCGTAATCAAGGAAGCGGCAACTGACAACCTTGTCGAGCTTCTTGTCGGGGGCGGAGCGCCCATGGCATTCATGTGGGTAGCCGCCGGTGTGTTCATGCTGGCTCTGGCAGGCGCTCAACTTGCCTGCGCGCTGGGATCCGGCATGCGCGTGGGAGCCATGCGGGGGCTGCTATGGGGCGCAACCTCGTTTCCTTTGACCTATTTCGCTCTGCACGCAGGGTTTGAGCCCTACATCATCAAATATGGCCAGGTTTTTTCCGCTTTTCAATTTCTTTTGAGCCAGGATCGAGCGCACTATGCAGCGCCCACTGAACTCCTGCTGCGCTATGGCTTCGCGCATGGAATATTGCTCTTCGCCATTGCCGCAAGCCAAGCACCATTTCTCGGCCACATTGTTTTATCGAACGCAAGCCGAACCAAACCCGCTGCGCCAAAACAGGAAAGACGGCTTGGCCCGAGAGGCACTTAA
- the prsR gene encoding PEP-CTERM-box response regulator transcription factor → MSQTKKHLLIIEDDPGLQKQLRWSFDAYEVLVAGDRESALAQVRRYEPAVVTMDLGLPPDPDGASEGLATLKQILALAPDTKVIVLTGNQDHANAVKAIGMGAYDFHQKPFDPEMLGLVIERAFYLNALQQENRRLLQTQSDSPLSGIISRDPSLAKVCRNVEKVAPSDATVMLLGESGTGKEVLAKALHQLSPRHGKRFMAINCAAIPENLLESELFGYEKGAFTGAAKQTLGKIELANGGTFFLDEVGDLPMALQAKLLRFLQERVIERIGGREEIPVDVRIVCATHQNLKELIVAGRFREDLYYRLSEIVVTIPPLRDRVGDATLLAHHFKNKFSTHEGRSSLNFSQEALVAIESYSWPGNVRELENCIKRAVIMTDGPQISAEDLGLQDSPAMEEPINLRQVREEAEYKALVKALARVDGNLVKAAELLGISRPTIYDLMSRHGIK, encoded by the coding sequence GTGAGCCAAACCAAAAAACACCTGCTGATTATCGAAGACGACCCCGGCTTGCAAAAACAGCTACGCTGGAGCTTTGACGCATACGAAGTGCTGGTGGCGGGGGACCGGGAAAGTGCACTGGCGCAGGTTAGGCGCTACGAACCCGCGGTCGTAACCATGGACCTAGGACTTCCCCCCGACCCGGACGGCGCTTCCGAAGGCTTGGCCACCCTGAAGCAGATACTTGCGCTCGCACCCGACACCAAGGTGATCGTCCTTACCGGCAATCAGGATCACGCCAATGCGGTGAAAGCCATCGGAATGGGCGCTTATGATTTCCATCAAAAACCATTCGACCCCGAGATGCTGGGGCTGGTGATCGAGAGGGCCTTCTACCTGAATGCGCTGCAGCAGGAAAACCGCCGTCTACTGCAGACTCAATCCGATTCCCCTTTATCCGGGATTATCAGCCGGGATCCCAGCTTGGCCAAGGTATGTCGTAACGTGGAGAAAGTGGCTCCTTCCGATGCCACTGTTATGCTGTTGGGTGAAAGCGGAACGGGCAAGGAGGTGCTGGCGAAAGCGTTGCATCAGCTAAGCCCCAGGCATGGGAAGCGTTTCATGGCCATCAATTGTGCGGCGATCCCGGAAAACCTCCTGGAAAGTGAGCTGTTCGGCTACGAGAAAGGCGCTTTTACCGGTGCGGCCAAGCAGACCCTGGGTAAAATAGAACTCGCCAATGGGGGCACCTTTTTCCTCGATGAGGTGGGGGATCTTCCCATGGCTTTGCAGGCGAAACTTCTGCGCTTTCTGCAGGAACGGGTGATCGAAAGAATCGGGGGACGAGAAGAAATTCCCGTGGATGTGCGTATTGTCTGCGCCACCCATCAGAACCTGAAAGAACTGATCGTGGCTGGGCGATTCCGGGAAGATCTCTATTACCGCTTGAGCGAGATCGTGGTAACCATTCCCCCCTTACGGGACCGGGTGGGCGATGCCACGCTGCTGGCGCATCACTTCAAGAACAAGTTCAGTACGCATGAGGGGCGTTCTTCGCTGAATTTCAGTCAGGAGGCGCTGGTCGCGATCGAAAGCTATTCATGGCCGGGTAATGTGCGTGAATTGGAAAACTGTATCAAGCGTGCAGTAATCATGACTGACGGTCCACAAATTAGCGCAGAAGATCTTGGATTGCAGGATTCACCCGCAATGGAAGAACCCATCAACCTGCGCCAAGTGCGTGAAGAAGCCGAATACAAGGCCTTGGTGAAGGCTTTGGCAAGGGTGGATGGCAATCTTGTCAAGGCAGCAGAACTGCTCGGCATCAGCCGCCCCACGATTTATGACCTGATGAGCCGTCATGGGATCAAGTAA
- a CDS encoding asparagine synthetase B family protein, with amino-acid sequence MSGLCGWIGHGAAATDNRQLVEKMAGALARFDASSIQSLAGGESALAVSANRESAHVYQKEGLLVAVWGQVGFKDARLAQMARAEGVAKILADGWRAKGGQACADLSGAFSLCVLDENAGEALLAIDRMGSNPLSYQVSGECLVFGSSADALNLHPLARSEIDPQGLYNYVYFHMIPGAGTVYKSQQRLLPGEYLIYRNGKAETRKYWEMQFLEDQKLPMGELKQEFLQLLHSSVREAVGTQQVGAFLSGGTDSSTIAGILGAVSGEPARTYSIGFEADGYDEMDYARIAARHFSTQHHEYYVTPDDVVAAIPQIAAVFDQPFGNASAVPAFYCARMARADGLSRILGGDGGDELFGGNERYAKQRIFSLYERIPSPLRKGVLEPLVYNFPGGQRVSLLRKARSYIEQASVPMPARLETYNLLERYGPEKVFTRDFLATADAGQPLSRLNATYGQAHAHSLINHMLALDLKFTLADNDLPKVVKACEMAGMEVAFPFLNDEMVAFSARLEPELKLKGTKLRYFFKEALRDFLPNEIITKQKHGFGLPFGVWLQDHKPLQALAADSLTDLKSRHIIRADFIDKLLGEHLDEHAGYHGTMVWVLMMLEQWYRQR; translated from the coding sequence GTGAGCGGCCTGTGCGGATGGATCGGCCATGGTGCCGCGGCAACGGATAATCGTCAGCTGGTCGAGAAAATGGCCGGAGCGCTGGCTCGTTTCGACGCCAGCAGCATTCAGTCGTTGGCGGGGGGGGAGAGCGCCCTCGCGGTTTCTGCCAACCGCGAGAGCGCGCATGTTTACCAGAAGGAGGGCCTTCTGGTCGCAGTATGGGGCCAAGTCGGATTCAAGGATGCGCGGCTAGCGCAGATGGCGCGGGCAGAGGGAGTGGCCAAAATCCTGGCCGATGGCTGGCGGGCGAAAGGTGGGCAGGCTTGTGCGGATTTGTCAGGCGCATTTTCTCTTTGCGTCCTGGACGAGAACGCAGGCGAAGCTCTTCTGGCAATCGACCGCATGGGCTCCAACCCGCTTTCTTACCAGGTTTCGGGCGAATGCCTGGTTTTCGGTTCTTCAGCAGATGCTCTTAATCTTCACCCGCTGGCAAGGTCGGAAATCGATCCGCAGGGTCTATATAACTACGTCTATTTCCACATGATTCCGGGTGCCGGCACGGTCTACAAGAGCCAGCAGCGACTTCTTCCCGGCGAATATCTCATTTACAGGAATGGAAAGGCGGAAACCCGGAAATACTGGGAAATGCAGTTTCTGGAAGATCAGAAGCTGCCTATGGGTGAACTCAAGCAGGAATTTCTGCAGCTATTGCACTCAAGCGTGCGCGAAGCCGTTGGAACACAGCAAGTGGGGGCCTTTCTTAGCGGCGGGACGGATAGTTCCACGATTGCAGGGATTTTGGGTGCGGTGAGTGGCGAGCCCGCCCGGACCTACTCCATCGGCTTTGAAGCCGATGGCTATGACGAGATGGATTATGCCCGTATCGCGGCACGGCATTTTTCTACCCAGCACCACGAGTACTACGTTACGCCGGATGATGTGGTGGCGGCCATTCCGCAGATTGCGGCGGTCTTCGATCAACCCTTCGGCAACGCTTCCGCGGTGCCCGCCTTTTATTGCGCACGCATGGCAAGAGCGGATGGATTGAGCAGGATTCTGGGCGGTGACGGGGGAGACGAGCTGTTCGGCGGTAACGAGCGGTATGCCAAGCAGCGAATATTTTCGCTCTACGAACGTATCCCTTCGCCGTTGCGCAAAGGGGTCCTCGAACCCCTCGTGTACAATTTTCCCGGTGGCCAGAGGGTTTCGCTGTTGCGCAAGGCTCGCAGCTACATCGAGCAGGCCTCGGTGCCGATGCCGGCGCGTCTGGAAACCTATAACCTGCTGGAGCGCTATGGCCCTGAAAAGGTGTTCACGCGGGATTTTCTGGCGACTGCGGACGCGGGGCAGCCGCTCTCCCGTTTGAACGCAACATACGGCCAAGCCCATGCGCACAGTTTGATCAACCATATGCTTGCGCTTGACCTTAAGTTCACTCTCGCCGACAACGATCTTCCCAAAGTGGTCAAAGCCTGCGAAATGGCCGGGATGGAGGTGGCGTTTCCATTTCTAAACGACGAAATGGTGGCCTTCTCGGCGCGGCTGGAACCTGAGCTCAAACTCAAGGGGACAAAGCTCCGCTATTTTTTCAAGGAAGCGCTGCGCGATTTTCTGCCAAACGAGATCATCACCAAGCAAAAACATGGCTTCGGATTGCCTTTTGGTGTCTGGCTCCAGGACCACAAGCCGCTGCAGGCGCTGGCTGCCGACAGCCTGACCGATCTGAAATCGCGCCACATCATACGCGCCGATTTCATCGATAAGCTGCTGGGGGAACATCTGGACGAGCATGCCGGCTACCACGGCACCATGGTCTGGGTGTTGATGATGCTGGAACAATGGTACCGGCAGCGCTAG